Part of the Candidatus Kaelpia aquatica genome, TAATTTTGGAATCTCATCCTTAAGTTTGCTCTGATACTTTTCTAGCTTGGCCTTCTGTTCTTCGAGCCTGCCAAGGAGTACACCTCTTTCCTGCGATAATATGATGATCTCTGATTTAGCTCCATCCAGATTATCCACCAGTCTACCTATCTCATTGGAGAGCTCTTCATTTTTGACTATTTTTTTCTCAAGCTCCTGAGTTATTTTTTGATAATCATCTTTTATCTTACTTAAATCTTCTTTTATCTTCTGCTTATCCTTTTGCATCAAATCCAGATCAGCCTCCACGTCTTTTCTCAACATCACCTCTCTCTCTTTCTCTTGATAAAGAAAAAAGTAACCCGTTCCGATACCGGATGTTATAACTAAGATGAGTATAAAAATCAAAATTTTCTTAAACATATCACACCTCCTGTATAATATTATCTAAGATAAGATTATAGTTCGCTATTCCTAATTTAGAAAGCAAATTTTTAAAATCATTTGCCAATGGGGCCTTGAAATTGATCTGAATATTTTTCACAGGATGAAAAAACTTTATATGGTAAGCATGTAAAGCCTGGCGAGCTATCAAATCTGAACTCTTGCCATATTTAGAATCTCCAATAATAGGATGTCCATAATGTTTCATGTGGACTCGCAACTGATGCGTTCTGCCTGTCTTAGGAAACAGGGCAATAAGAGTATAAATCTTCTTAGACTTAACGGTAATCTTTAGGCTGACTCTTTGAACAACCCTAAAATAGGTCTCTGCTGGCCTCCCTTTAGAATCATCTATCTCCATAATTGTTCTTTTAATCCTCGACCTTCCAATGGGCCTTACAATTAAGCCTTCATCATACTCAACGCTGCCTTCAACTAAGGCAAGGTAAATTTTAATAACCTCTTTATTTTTAAATTGAGCAGCTATACCATTATGAGCTTCGTTGTTCTTAGCAATAATCATAATGCCAGAAGTATCCTTATCAAGCCTGTGCACAATACCGGGCTTTAAAGGCCCGTTGATATTTGAGAGCTCATTGAACTTAAAAAGCAATCCGTTAATTAGAGTGTCGGAATCGGACTTGCTTAGCGGATGAGTAATAACACCGGCAGGCTTATTGATAACCGCTATATCTTTATCTTCATATATAACAGAAATACCCATATCTTTAGGCTCTATATCATTCTCTCTAAATCCGTTTTTCAAAATGCTTACTTCATCCCCTTCTCTAACGATATCTGAAGGTTTTACCGCACTGCTGCCATTGACTGAAACAGCTTTCTGGTAAATTATTTTTTTGATCTTCTCTCTAGAGATATCTTTAAGCTCACCGTGGAGAAGACGATCTAATCTAATACCAGAGCCTTCGTACTTAAAAGAGT contains:
- a CDS encoding RluA family pseudouridine synthase; translation: MPYLEKNSYSFKYEGSGIRLDRLLHGELKDISREKIKKIIYQKAVSVNGSSAVKPSDIVREGDEVSILKNGFRENDIEPKDMGISVIYEDKDIAVINKPAGVITHPLSKSDSDTLINGLLFKFNELSNINGPLKPGIVHRLDKDTSGIMIIAKNNEAHNGIAAQFKNKEVIKIYLALVEGSVEYDEGLIVRPIGRSRIKRTIMEIDDSKGRPAETYFRVVQRVSLKITVKSKKIYTLIALFPKTGRTHQLRVHMKHYGHPIIGDSKYGKSSDLIARQALHAYHIKFFHPVKNIQINFKAPLANDFKNLLSKLGIANYNLILDNIIQEV